In Vespa crabro chromosome 5, iyVesCrab1.2, whole genome shotgun sequence, a single window of DNA contains:
- the LOC124424137 gene encoding probable ubiquitin carboxyl-terminal hydrolase FAF-X isoform X3 — MTIATRGQGVGIDPPDSQQSSQMHSPPGSQQLADSMSGLHLAENVVQTECVNDTITSVDDSNQHLREPDFPISKLNILHEKISSSRWVVPVLPEQELECLLQASIELCKKGIDVQSEACQRFFREGLTISFTKILTDDAVNSWKSHIHNYINANCEHLVELCVLKLDEDWFPLLDLLAMVFDPSNKFHTFNAARASETVPPGCNIPDEELYARPPIESRTPRGWLVDLINRFGRLKGFEILLSRFQSRRNLTVPVIYALIRPFGLCYELLTVHTIIKYLMPIVEMIPVILDNLTDDELKKEAKNEAKNDAISAIIKAAKCLVSRVPHQEEMIKNLEILRLKMILRLLQISSFNGKMNALNEVNKVITSVNYYQHRNTAVEEEEWLTAERMAKWIKDNGVLEIVLRDSLHQPQYVEKLEKILRFIIKVRALTLEDLDNIWAAQAGKHEAIVKNVHDLLAKLAWDFSPEQLDHLFECFQASWKTANKKQREKLLELIRRLAEDDKDGVMAHKVLTLFWNLAHSDEVPTEIMDQALNAHVKILDYSCSQERDAQKTIWLDKCVEELKSGDKWALPALKQIREICLLYEANSNPAHQRSHNLHYRQDVIERLQQDHLVVVLVTNSLTNYMDKVRQLVKENPDLDPNTFVPDGRYNHIMQVHERLNFLRFLLRDGQLWLCAEQANQIWQCLAEQGVFVSDREACFKWFSKLMGEEQDLDPGITTNFFENNILRLDPTLLTESGIKCYERFFKTVNSKQGKLILKKRTLLMDDVDLIGTDYLWRVVTNSPEEIANRAIELLKEVNTNLGPRLQSSALEFHDDYIAECMDRLKTHYDTVSALSKVYLGKKEERDEQMSNKIKVEAIKMCRVMKVLQEYINECDTAFPEERKILPLHRAARGKHLSLIIRFPNHIRNTDDIEIYTHSNDTLASLKRQILRRLKGREIGTNVKLDLFINGEGLEQADDRKLLSQIPLRDKMLLSARLSQINSNLPSSPDSSSDSSTSSPHHPYDGPNVENSLPGVVMSQRPQCVNFFFQLADLGCTLQHAQLRDGARNLLQLVPPDNLTVSRLQWLFGHYEDDETSQNPHCNEHNTTVDSLFFTASPSEVLYNLEVLYALLMPAPDPLSDRPFKFQFNFIKSGEVGVVLDMLTKNKFLPNADETTKRSAYLTVLKLCKFLLTVVGNIVALQSIPNQTTEYMLRNVAARLVKPLSLRMFSGGTDSDRCHQLFMLAISRDLPDVATIRAIIRLAWAASTGNLNNINASVESFHTMHELNQKEQRCPDNNDVLVCKEALEVLTIALALNSAAFEVLLRDKMWHMFLIDLVLLSTSRAIRIVAAEQFFLVSTWCRSGNPPVLFTISLLFTVLNTTVMENSKQCHEYFQLLCRLLNYAHISGCSVSAIENLLNIEITWLKHVRDSVKESGESHVDEAVLEGHLSLTKELVAFLPASKKYEIGSDEKHGINLIKELVEDFVFPASRLMLQLRSTGELSSSQACPVCTTPQSTSAAFDLLVGLCTGCVPNMKLLVTMLTDMFYSERDEPLIEWDYLPPVGLRPLKGFVGLKNAGATCYMNSVLQQLYMVESIRVGLLAAEGAATDLNEDFSGEERIEGEQTIEANDNDTNEEKCGVDESRKEYNIGILKQVQAIFGHLAYSKLQYYIPRGLWKHFKLQGEPVNLREQQDAVEFFMSLVESLDEALKALGHEQIMSKILGGSYSDQKICKGCPHRYSKEEPFSVISVDIRNHSNLLDSLEQYVKGELLEGADAYHCDKCNKKVVTVKRLCVKKLPPILAIQLKRFEYDYERVCAIKFNDYFEFPRDLDMEPYTVSGLAKLEGEVIDCDYEESIKGTCTKYQLTGIVVHSGQASGGHYYSYILHRQTDGNAKWYKFDDGDVTECKMEEEEEMKSQCFGGDYLGEVFDHISKRVSYRKQKRWWNAYMLFYTRLDIEENSLMKSFNELSLYTKLGVMKMPQAIEYSVRKQNIKFMHNRNQFSAEYFQFIKKLVSSDNHNINRQYLNEKPSPEVEELSMLAVQLASRFLFFTGFHTKKTLRGAATEWNDILCHHLCNSKAVRSWFAHNVLLNHPHRFCEYLLSCPSTEVRTAFVKIVVCLAHFSLHDSPSICTSINSSNILSEPTVKLSDHLMHAVLSLLQREISDHGRHLPHYFSLFHMYANLGLQEKLQLLTLNVPVTFMSVAIDEGPGPAIKYQYPELTKLHQVVSMLIRCCDVSSRTTSKEPPLPNPYGDSSCQSGYLMPIQPQAAELLFVENSYMKKLIEDANVTEDTTKLLQFCCWENFNLSRTVISELLLQISFVYAHELRHHTDLLLAILLMEDNWQNNRICTALQGLYEEREGLFDIIQKYKNQQQKRAYQCIKCMVQLFSKCRAAHRYLCHSSELKRKWMHAVEWLHDELDKRPYPPTAPYTLPYNNWSPPAQSNDSTNGFGLERSNSAKKTLEKAVVYCSEMEPEIEETREDCVEETEKYQPQTRDLLRSGRSVVWGSASIGYPEVSVIQQMQEDQPQPGPSPVHTPLLAHQIRSPHNCESSQSTSQDP, encoded by the exons ATGACGATTGCTACAAGGGGCCAGGGGGTAGGAATAGATCCTCCCGATAGCCAGCAGAGTTCACAG ATGCATAGTCCACCTGGTTCACAACAATTAGCTGATTCAATGTCAGGTCTTCACCTCGCAGAAAATGTGGTACAAACTGAGTGTGTCAACGATACTATAACTTCTGTAGATGACAGTAATCAGCACCTTAGAGAACCTGATTTTCCTATCTCTAAACTTAACATTCTTCATGAAAAAATATCTAGTTCACGATGGGTCGTTCCAGTCCTACCTGAACAAGAATTAGAGTGCCTCTTACAAGCTAGCATTGAGCTTTGTAAAAAGG GAATTGATGTACAAAGCGAAGCGTGTCAGCGTTTCTTTCGTGAAGGGcttacaatttcttttaccAAAATATTAACGGACGATGCGGTAAATAGTTGGAAATCGCACATTCACAACTATATCAATGCAAATTGTGAACATTTAGTGGAACTCTGTGTTTTGAAATTAGATGAGGATTGGTTTCCATTACTTGATTTATTGGCAATGGTTTTTGATCCCAGTAATAA ATTTCATACATTTAATGCAGCAAGAGCATCTGAAACTGTTCCTCCTGGATGTAATATACCAGATGAGGAACTTTATGCACGTCCACCTATCGAGTCAAGAACACCTCGTGGATGGCTTGTAGATCTAATAAATAg ATTTGGAAGGTTAAAGGGATTTGAAATTCTTCTCTCAAGATTTCAAAGTCGTCGTAATTTAACTGTACCAGTAATCTATGCCCTGATTAGGCCTTTTGGTTTATGTTATGAATTACTGACTGTccatacaataataaaataccttATGCCCATTGtg GAAATGATACCTGTTATCTTGGACAACTTAACTGATGatgaattaaagaaagagGCAAAAAATGAAGCAAAAAACGATGCCATATCAGCCATAATTAAAGCTGCAAAATGTTTGGTATCAAGAGTACCTCATCAAgaagaaatgattaaaaaccTGGAAATATTgagattaaaaatgatattgagACTATTACAAATATCTTCCTTTAATGGAAAAATGAATGCTTTAAACGAAGTAAATAAGGTTATTACAAGTGTGAATTATTATCAGCATCGTAATACAGCTGTAGAGGAGGAAGAATGGTTGACTGCTGAACGTATGGCA AAATGGATTAAAGATAACGGAGTATTGGAAATAGTTTTGAGAGATTCGCTACATCAACCACAATATGTAGAAAAGTTggaaaaaattttacgatttatcATAAAAGTACGTGCCCTCACATTAGAAGACTTAGATAACATATGGGCAGCTCAAGCCGGTAAACATGAAGCTATTGTGAAGAATGTTCATGATTTGTTGGCTAAATTAGCCTGGGATTTTAGTCCTGAACAACTCGACCATCTATTTGAATGCTTTcag GCAAGTTGGAAAACTGCTAATAAAAAACAGCGAGAAAAATTGTTAGAATTGATCAGAAGACTAGCAGAAGATGATAAAGATGGAGTTATGGCTCATAag GTGTTAACCCTTTTTTGGAATCTGGCTCATTCAGACGAAGTTCCCACTGAGATAATGGATCAGGCATTAAATGCACATGTTAAAATTTTGGACTATTCATGTTCGCAAGAAAGAGATGCACAAAAGACAATCTGGTTAGATAAATGTgtagaagaattaaaaagtgGGGACAAATGGGCTTTACCTGCTCTGAAACAAATCCGAGAGATTTGTTTATTATACGAAGCAAATTCTAATCCAGCTCATCAACGTAGCCATAATTTACATTATAG aCAGGATGTTATAGAACGTTTACAGCAGGACCATTTAGTTGTAGTACTTGTAACTAACAGTTTAACAAATTATATGGACAAAGTGCGTCAATTGGTAAAGGAGAATCCAGACCTTGATCCAAATACCTTTGTGCCTGATGGTCGATACAATCATATTATGCAAGTGCACGAAAGACTTAATTTTTTGCGTTTTCTATTAAGA GATGGTCAGTTATGGTTATGTGCAGAACAAGCTAACCAAATTTGGCAATGTTTAGCCGAACAAGGTGTATTTGTCTCAGATCGCGAGGCTTGTTTCAAATGGTTTTCTAAACTTATGGGAGAAGAACAGGATCTTGACCCAGGAATAACTACGaacttttttgaaaataatatactgCGGTTAGATCCAACGTTACTTACTGAAAGTGGTATAAAGTGTtatgaaagattttttaaaactGTTAATTCTAAACAAGGAAAGTTAATactaaagaaaagaacattaCTTATGGATGATGTTGATTTGATTGGAACTGATTATTTGTGGCGG gtgGTAACAAATAGTCCTGAAGAAATCGCAAATCGTGCTATAGAACTTTTAAAAGAAGTAAATACTAATTTAGGACCACGTCTGCAATCATCTGCACTAGAGTTTCATGATGATTACATAGCAGAATGTATGGATAGATTAAAGACCCATTATGATACTGTGTCTGCCTTAAGTAAGGTTTAtcttggaaagaaagaagaaagggatgagcaaatgtcaaataaaattaaagtagAGGCTATAAAAATGTGTCGTGTAATGAAAGTATTGCAAGAATACATAAATGAATGTGACACTGCATTTCCagaagaacgaaaaatattaccattaCATAg agCAGCTCGTGGAAAACATTTATCTCTTATAATTAGATTTCCAAATCATATTCGTAATACGGAtgatatagagatatatacacacagtAATGATACATTGGCTTCATTAAAACGTCAAATATTACGTCGattgaaagggagagagattgGAACAAATGTGAAACtcgatttattcattaatggCGAAGGTTTGGAACAAGCAGATGATAGAAAATTGTTATCTCAAATTCCACTTAGAGATAAAATG cTATTATCTGCCAGATTAAGTCAGATAAATAGTAATCTGCCTAGTTCTCCAGATAGCAGTTCAGATAGTTCAACTAGTTCTCCGCATCATCCTTATGATGGGCCAAATGTAGAGAACAGTTTACCTGGAGTG GTCATGTCACAGAGGCCACAGTGtgtgaattttttcttccaattAGCAGATCTTGGTTGTACACTGCAACATGCTCAGTTACGCGATGGTGCTCGAAATCTTTTGCAATTAGTACCACCTGATAATTTGACAGTATCAAGATTACAATGGCTTTTTGGCCATTATGAAGATGATGAAACTTCACAGAATCCGCATTGTAATGAACATAACACAACAGtagattctttattttttactgcAAGTCCTAGTgaagttttatataatttagag GTGTTATATGCATTGTTGATGCCAGCTCCTGATCCTCTATCTGATAGACCATTTaagtttcaatttaattttattaaaagtggTGAAGTAGGAGTTGTACTCGAtatgttaacaaaaaataaatttttaccaAATGCAGATGAAACTACTAAACGATCTGCGTATTTGACAGTGCTGAAACTCTGCAAATTTTTACTAACAGTAGTTGGAAATATTGTG GCTTTACAAAGCATACCTAATCAAACCACTGAATATATGCTAAGAAATGTTGCAGCACGTTTAGTAAAACCTTTATCACTACGAATGTTCTCTGGTGGAACTGATTCTGATAGGTGTCATCAGCTTTTTATGCTAGCTATTTCACGGGATTTACCTGATGTGGCCACTATTCGTGCCATAATTAGATTAGCGTGGGCTGCATCAACTggaaatttgaataatattaatgcatCCGTTGAAAGTTTTCATACAATGCATGAACTAAATCAGAAAGAACAAAGATGTcctgataataatgatgtattag tTTGTAAAGAAGCATTGGAAGTCTTGACAATAGCTTTAGCGCTCAATTCGGCGGCATTTGAAGTTCTATTGAGAGACAAAATGTGGCATATGTTTTTAATAGACCTTGTATTACTGAGTACATCGAGAGCAATTAGAATTGTGGCAGCAGAGCAATTTTTCCTTGTGTCGACATGGTGCCGTAGTGGAAATCCACCAGTGTTATTTACTATTTCATTACTCTTTACTGTTTTAAATACCACAGTTATGGAAAATTCAAAACAGTGTCATGAGTATTTTCAA cTCTTATGTAGACTATTAAATTATGCACATATATCAGGATGTTCTGTCTCAGCTATAGAAAACTTactaaatattgaaataacttGGTTAAAACATGTAAGAGATAGTGTTAAGGAATCAGGGGAAAGTCATGTGGACGAGGCAGTCCTTGAAGGACACCTTAGTTTAACTAAGGAATTAGTAGCCTTCTTGCCTGCTAGTAAAAAGTATGAAATTGGATCTGACGAGAAACAtggaataaatttgataaag GAATTAGTAGAAGATTTCGTCTTCCCTGCATCACGTTTAATGCTGCAACTTCGTAGTACCGGAGAATTAAGTTCATCGCAAGCTTGTCCAGTTTGTACTACTCCTCAGTCAACTAGCGCAGCATTCGACTTACTTGTAGGTCTTTGTACAGGCTGTGTACCCAACATGAAACTTCTAGTCACGATGCTCACTGACATGTTTTATTCGGAAAGAGATGAGCCATTAATTGAATGGGACTATTTACCACCAGTTGGGCTTAGGCCACTTAAAGGCTTCGTAGGTTTGAAGAATGCAGGAGCTACATGTTATATGAACTCAGTATTACAACAATTATATATGGTTGAAAGTATTAGAGTTGGACTATTAGCTGCAGAAGGAGCAGCAACTGATTTAAACGAAGATTTTTCTGGAGAAGAAAGAATCGAAGGAGAACAAACTATAGAAGCAAATGATAATGACAccaatgaagaaaaatgtgGAGTTGACGAATCGAGGAAGGAATATAATATCGGCATATTAAAACAAGTGCAAGCAATATTTGGACATTTGGCTTATAGcaaattacaatattacatACCAAGAGGTCTTTGGAAACATTTTAA ACTGCAGGGTGAACCTGTAAATCTTAGGGAACAGCAAGATGCAGTGGAGTTTTTTATGAGTTTAGTGGAAAGTTTGGATGAAGCACTTAAAGCTTTGGGGCATGAACAAATAATGAGTAAAATTCTTGGTGGCTCATACAGTGATCAAAAAATCTGCAAAGGTTGCCCTCATAG ATATTCCAAAGAAGAACCATTCAGTGTGATTAGTGTGGATATAAGGAATCATAGTAATTTATTGGATTCTCTTGAACAATATGTGAAAGGTGAACTATTGGAAGGAGCCGATGCTTATCATTGTGATAAATGCAACAAAAAA gTAGTAACAGTAAAGAGGTTATGCGTGAAAAAACTGCCACCTATTTTAGCGATACAACTAAAAAGGTTTGAGTATGACTATGAACGAGTTTGtgctattaaatttaatgattatttcgaGTTCCCAAGAGATCTTGATATGGAACCCTATACAGTCTCTGGTTTAGCTAAGTTGGAAGGAGAAGTCATAGATTGTGATTATGAGGAATCTATAAAAGGAACTTGtacaaaatatcaattaacTGGCATCGTAGTACATAGTGGCCAGGCTAGTGGTggccattattattcttatattttgcATAG ACAAACCGATGGAAATGCTAAATGGTATAAATTCGATGATGGAGATGTAACAGAATGTAAaatggaagaggaagaagaaatgaaatcaCAATGTTTTGGTGGTGATTATTTGGGCGAAGTGTTTGATCATATATCGAAACGTGTCAGTTACCGTAAACAAAAACGATGGTGGAATGCGTATATGCTTTTTTATACCAGACTAGACatagaagaaaattctttaatgaaaagtttcaacgaattatcattat atACTAAGCTAGGTGTAATGAAAATGCCACAAGCTATCGAATACAGTGTGAGGAAGCAGAATATTAAGTTTATGCATAATCGGAATCAATTTAGTgcagaatattttcaatttataaaaaaattagtgTCTtctgataatcataatattaacagaCAATATCTTAATGAAAAACCT AGCCCAGAAGTAGAAGAATTATCGATGTTAGCAGTTCAATTAGCGTCgagatttttattcttcactGGTTTTCATACTAAAAAAACATTACGTGGAGCAGCCACAGAGTGGAATGATATTTTATGTCATCATCTTTGTAATAGTAAAGCAGTACGCTCTTGGTTCGCTCATAATGTTCTTCTGAATCATCcacatag atTTTGTGAATATCTTTTAAGTTGTCCTAGTACCGAAGTAAGAACAGCCTTTGTTAAAATTGTAGTGTGTCTTGCACATTTTTCATTACACGATAGCCCATCAATATGTACTAGTATAAATTCATCAA ATATACTTTCAGAACCCACTGTAAAACTGAGCGATCATCTGATGCATGCGGTACTTTCGTTACTCCAAAGAGAAATCTCCGATCATGGTCGCCACCTTCcacattatttttcattatttcacaTGTATGCTAATTTAGGATTACAAGAGAAATTACAATTGCTCACG ctTAACGTTCCAGTTACATTCATGTCAGTCGCAATTGACGAAGGGCCTGGACCagcaataaaatatcaatatcctGAATTGACGAAACTTCATCAAGTTGTTAGTATGTTGATACGTTGTTGTGACGTATCTTCGAGAACAACTTCGAAAGAACCACCTTTGCCAAATCCATATGGTGATTCATCATGCCAGTCAGGCTATCTCATGCCTATTCAACCGCAAGCAGCCGAACTTCTTTTTGTTGAAAACAG TTACATGAAAAAGTTGATCGAAGATGCTAATGTTACCGAAGATACTACCAAGTTATTACAGTTTTGTTGTTGGGAAAACTTCAATTTATCGCGAACAGTAATTAGTGAATTACTTTTACAAATAAGTTTCGTTTATGCACACGAATTAAGGCATCATACGGATCTTCTTCTTGCTATACTTCTTATGGAAGATAATTGGCAGAATAATCGTATTTGTACAGCACTTCaag GTTTATACGAAGAAAGGGAGGGATTATTTGACATAAttcagaaatataaaaatcaacaaCAGAAAAGAGCATACCAATGTATAAAGTGTATGGTACAATTGTTTAGCAAATGTAGAGCTGCACATCGATATTTGTGTCACTCAtccgaattaaaaagaaaatggatgcATGCTGTTGAGTGGCTTCACGATGAGTTAGATAAA agACCATATCCACCAACAGCACCTTATACACTACCATACAATAATTGGTCTCCTCCAGCACAATCCAATGATTCAACGAACGGATTTGGATTAGAACGTAGTAACAGTGCTAAAAAGACTTTGGAAAAAGCAGTAGTTTATTGTTCTGAAATGGAACCAGAAATCGAAGAAACAAGGGAAGATTGCGtagaagaaacagagaaatatCAGCCTCAAACGAGAGACTTATTGCGATCTGGTCGTAGTGTAGTTTGGGGATCTGCATCTATAGG TTATCCCGAAGTTTCTGTAATACAACAAATGCAAGAAGATCAGCCACAGCCTGGACCATCTCCAGTTCACACACCTCTTCTAGCACATCAAATACGCAGTCCACATAATTGTGAATCATCCCAAAGTACAAGCCAGGATCCATAA